One region of Eretmochelys imbricata isolate rEreImb1 chromosome 2, rEreImb1.hap1, whole genome shotgun sequence genomic DNA includes:
- the JCAD gene encoding junctional cadherin 5-associated protein — MFSVEDLLISHGYKLSKTPPASYENRNDGYQAEITENRTSRGTLNGFETDSGAYIYNKKPLAKGNLSSSEGSHGSQGRHAGPGYHPDLRGLSTFHTSEAGFYDRPLLAWSSGPKTDKDLAYWRRRGQDFSVLLDYTDKGDSEMKGLAPPHGVYRHAKENQLEVGTESVTRSGLQETWKVPGDYKWQSLRTESWKQPTKFGRQMSDGDREKLLQDLYSLSLGDNVLSSHNKGKSQSLPKVLSPETLKCVEIPSLVNNHHFLSGTKAPSGPQNRLPLEFTKSRETGSHLLPLAKPKYGRPLKPPSYELHRQMRAPVETSGFQDHQQTDEPVSYLAKGNELKQDTYIPDSGLEPPVYIPPPSYKSPPQPSVNQHSLNEVPNYDLCFDNSQRHPVERTLSSHLPFTSTLETKGEHCKDDHLPHGKQSHSRHTDDYLHSIQYIPFDDPRIRHIKIAHPESLQDNSKHTENTCRTNPTALQERTIELQYNSAFLDPSNLLNIVKGERIPDSTTNNRWLAASNRDQENWALPDQRDSGDTDNHLPENESNQEYPKGNLSVRNPHMDSTCETVTRVKKFEPGTGMQSKKSSKKKMNETIFCLVSIPVKSESNLPDTDRNNNLTQSPDKKNEFDNNGALQEQSLLSMSSTDLELQALTGSMTNKTELQKQELWKPEEFKQMNDLRFTQPTKHRELKYSGSWPGDQYKDQQTQTCFTEDSKRSQFFHGIKPGEPNNKLMAPKFLACTVSLVGSEQAGLSPDDRKCRQNTCNMKGQMNLNPSSNSAFSRTATSVIQVHSPKAYQSQPYGSCTTMPTQERETGTIARGDVVKGKASAPCKSKELFGQFLLKPVGRRPWDAISELESFNKELQEEEESTSSEDSVESEGTKQDCVPTEIGTSRTDESTQELRPCKQLKTVVPDGPAFKQGRVKSKSESWSTELKSDDPHICVGSHSSLNAKESSSLIKPADGSVITETRNQEVKNRTNKQGPSSGPVNRVLSSSPNNANQSNPFNHVDLKETKENRNSIANTLDFVKRNKSTTPRSDKPLERGSIVRLSLTSRNQGHSEPDLRSVGLDIDPEPGANNSDFSSNANAMEIPQNESLQARAARILGIEVAVESLIPGNRTSLHQYTSPANSIQDPELPVGGIVRDKVETKDRSYEGRRKCGWTESSLFVGERDFSFWTGEQQSTDQEARSKTLVTEQGFEQHAGLNRQDEDPDLPCKSVTHQLAERNVIIPSSEKRVRSTSKVIETLQGKLASPPSRTVMDRLVRMKEIDSVSRMRRLSIKSADSGEEVDEEKPPRVQEERGSYAPLSSNELSCKMAHTGAVSKRIISLDENGHVTTIGKKKADRDFCLDMYDPSRVERV; from the exons ATGTTCAGTGTGGAGGACCTCCTGATTTCTCATGGATACAAATTGTCCAAAACCCCCCCTGCTTCGTACGAGAACAGAAATGATGGATACCAGGCTGAGATTACAGAGAACAGAACTAGTCGGGGAACGCTGAACGGGTTTGAGACAGACTCTGGAGCCTACATTTACAACAAGAAACCACTGGCAAAAGGCAACTTGAGCAGCAGCGAAGGCAGTCATGGGAGCCAAGGGAGGCATGCTGGTCCCGGTTACCACCCAGACCTCCGGGGTTTGTCCACTTTTCATACTTCAGAAGCGGG GTTTTATGACAGACCTCTGTTAGCATGGTCTTCGGGGCCCAAGACTGATAAAGATCTGGCCTACTGGAGAAGAAGAGGACAAGACTTTAGCGTCTTACTGGATTACACCGACAAAGGAGACTCTGAAATGAAAGGATTGGCACCACCCCATGGAGTGTACAGACATGCTAAAGAAAATCAGCTGGAGGTAGGAACAGAGAGTGTGACGAGAAGTGGCTTGCAGGAGACCTGGAAAGTGCCCGGTGATTACAAATGGCAAAGTTTAAGAACAGAAAGCTGGAAACAACCTACAAAATTTGGAAGACAAATGTCTGATGGTGATAGAGAGAAACTGCTTCAGGATCTATACTCATTGAGCCTGGGAGACAATGTACTTAGCTCCCATAACAAAGGGAAATCACAATCGTTGCCAAAAGTTCTTTCACCAGAGACTCTGAAGTGTGTGGAAATACCCTCCCTGGTGAATAATCATCACTTCCTAAGTGGAACTAAAGCACCCTCTGGTCCCCAAAACAGACTGCCTTTGGAATTCACAAAATCCAGGGAAACTGGAAGCCACCTTCTTCCTCTGGCCAAGCCCAAGTATGGCAGACCCCTTAAACCTCCATCCTATGAACTGCACCGACAGATGAGGGCACCGGTAGAAACCAGTGGCTTTCAGGACCACCAGCAAACAGATGAGCCTGTTTCATATTTAGCTAAAGGTAATGAGCTGAAGCAAGACACTTACATTCCAGACTCTGGTTTAGAGCCCCCTGTCTATATACCACCTCCATCTTACAAGTCCCCACCTCAGCCAAGTGTGAATCAGCATTCCCTCAATGAAGTGCCTAACTATGACTTGTGCTTTGACAACAGTCAGCGGCATCCAGTAGAGAGGACCCTCAGCAGCCATCTACCCTTCACTAGCACATTGGAAACTAAGGGTGAACACTGCAAAGATGACCACCTTCCTCATGGAAAACAAAGCCATTCCAGGCACACTGATGACTACCTGCATTCCATTCAGTATATTCCTTTTGATGATCCTCGAATACGGCATATTAAAATAGCACATCCAGAGAGCCTCCAGGACAACAGTAAACACACTGAAAATACATGTAGGACCAATCCTACTGCTTTGCAGGAGAGAACTATCGAACTACAATACAATAGTGCCTTTTTGGATCCATCAAACTTACTAAATATTGTAAAGGGTGAGAGAATTCCCGACAGCACCACAAATAACAGGTGGTTGGCAGCATCCAACAGAGATCAGGAAAACTGGGCCTTGCCTGACCAAAGAGACAGTGGTGACACAGATAATCACCTCCCTGAAAATGAAAGTAATCAGGAGTACCCAAAGGGCAACCTTTCTGTAAGAAACCCACATATGGATAGCACCTGTGAGACTGTTACTAGAGTAAAAAAGTTTGAACCTGGAACTGGGATGCAGAGCAAAAAGagttcaaagaaaaaaatgaatgaaactATATTTTGTTTGGTATCCATCCCAGTTAAATCTGAATCAAATCTGCCAGATACTGATAGGAACAATAACTTAACACAGAGCCCTGATAAGAAGAATGAATTCGACAACAATGGAGCTTTGCAAGAACAAAGTCTTTTAAGTATGTCTTCCACCGACTTGGAGTTACAAGCTCTCACAGGAAGCATGACCAATAAAACCGAGTTACAAAAACAAGAGCTGTGGAAACCAGAGGAGTTCAAACAAATGAATGACCTCAGATTTACTCAGCCTACAAAACACAGGGAACTCAAATACTCTGGCTCTTGGCCAGGTGATCAGTACAAAGACCAGCAAACACAGACCTGTTTCACTGAAGACTCGAAAAGGTCACAATTTTTCCATGGTATAAAACCTGGTGAACCAAATAATAAATTGATGGCTCCAAAATTCTTAGCCTGTACAGTGTCTTTGGTTGGGTCAGAACAGGCAGGTTTATCCCCTGATGACAGAAAATGTAGGCAGAACACATGCAATATGAAAGGTCAGATGAACCTCAATCCATCCAGCAATAGTGCTTTTTCAAGGACTGCCACCTCAGTAATTCAGGTACATTCACCAAAGGCATACCAGAGCCAGCCTTATGGGTCCTGCACAACCATGCCTACCCAGGAAAGGGAAACTGGCACAATTGCCAGGGGTGATGTGGTTAAGGGCAAAGCAAGTGCTCCCTGCAAGAGTAAAGAACTATTTGGTCAGTTTCTCTTGAAACCTGTTGGTCGCCGTCCCTGGGATGCAATAAGTGAGTTAGAAAGTTTTAACAAGGAGCTccaagaagaggaagaaagcaCTAGTAGTGAAGATAGCGTGGAGAGTGAGGGAACAAAGCAGGACTGTGTTCCTACAGAGATAGGGACCTCCAGAACTGATGAATCAACCCAGGAACTCAGACCTTGTAAGCAGCTAAAAACTGTGGTACCAGATGGTCCTGCATTTAAACAAGGAAGAGTTAAAAGTAAGTCTGAAAGTTGGAGTACGGAGCTTAAGTCTGATGATCCACATATCTGTGTTGGATCACACAGCTCCTTGAATGCGAAAGAGAGCAGTAGTTTAATCAAGCCAGCAGATGGAAGTGTGATAACAGAAACAAGAAACCAGGAAGTCAagaacagaacaaacaaacagggaCCTAGTTCAGGCCCAGTCAATAGAGTTTTGTCCAGTAGTCCAAATAATGCAAATCAGAGTAATCCATTCAATCATGTGGACTTAAAGGAGACAAAAGAGAATAGAAATTCCATAGCTAATACGTTAGATTTTGTAAAACGGAACAAAAGCACAACTCCCAGGAGTGATAAACCTTTAGAGAGAGGATCTATAGTAAGATTGTCTTTAACTAGTAGAAATCAAGGTCATTCTGAGCCAGATTTGAGGTCGGTGGGACTGGATATTGATCCTGAACCTGGTGCTAACAACTCTGATTTTTCTTCTAATGCAAATGCAATGGAGATCCCCCAAAATGAGTCACTGCAGGCAAGAGCTGCAAGGATTCTGGGTATAGAAGTAGCAGTGGAGTCTCTAATTCCTGGGAACAGAACTAGCCTCCACCAATACACCAGTCCTGCAAATAGTATCCAGGATCCTGAATTACCAGTAGGGGGAATAGTACGTGACAAAGTAGAAACAAAAGACCGCTCTTATGAGGGCAGACGAAAGTGTGGCTGGACAGAAAGTTCTCTctttgttggagagagagacttcTCATTTTGGACTGGTGAACAGCAGAGCACTGACCAAGAAGCCAGATCTAAAACTCTGGTAACTGAGCAAGGTTTTGAACAGCATGCAGGTCTCAACAGGCAAGATGAGGATCCAGACCTGCCTTGCAAGTCTGTTACACATCAACTTGCTGAAAGAAACGTGATCATTCCGAGCTCGGAAAAGAGAGTTAGAAGCACCTCAAAGGTGATTGAGACGTTACAAGGCAAACTTGCCTCTCCCCCTAGCCGAACAGTCATGGATCGTTTGGTGCGAATGAAAGAAATTGACTCGGTTTCCCGTATGCGGCGTCTGAGTATCAAGAGTGCAGATTCAGGGGAGGAAGTAGATGAGGAGAAACCTCCAAGGGTACAAGAGGAGAGAGGAAGCTATGCCCCACTCAGCAGTAATGAACTCTCTTGCAAAATGGCGCACACAGGTGCGGTTTCCAAGCGCATTATCTCTCTCGATGAAAATGGACACGTAACTACGATAGGCAAGAAGAAGGCTGACCGAGATTTTTGTTTAG